From Paucibacter aquatile, the proteins below share one genomic window:
- a CDS encoding GNAT family N-acetyltransferase: MKPDVDSTDKDLKTAPAAAEESSAWNPVAALRRMSSWVPIRSLARRHRHRIAQHLLTLSERDRYLRFGYPASDEQISRYAMSLDFERDEVLGIFNRKLELVAMAHLAYAPRPQRPGKAAMAEFGVSVLSQVRGRGFGARLFECAALHARNRGIDTLFIHALSENAAMLKIARNAGATVERDGSESEAWLRLPPDTVSSHVDEAIERHLAELDFQFKRHVRVIGDILDGVAEVKAKIGDAGKGAKL; the protein is encoded by the coding sequence ATGAAACCCGACGTTGACAGCACCGACAAGGATCTGAAGACCGCGCCCGCCGCCGCCGAGGAATCATCCGCCTGGAATCCGGTCGCCGCCTTGCGCCGCATGTCCAGCTGGGTGCCCATCCGCTCGCTGGCCCGCCGCCACCGCCACCGCATCGCCCAGCATCTGCTGACCTTGAGCGAGCGCGACCGCTATCTGCGCTTCGGCTACCCCGCTTCGGACGAGCAGATCAGCCGCTACGCCATGTCGCTGGATTTCGAGCGCGACGAGGTGCTGGGCATCTTCAACCGCAAACTGGAGCTGGTGGCCATGGCCCACCTCGCCTACGCGCCGCGACCGCAGCGCCCGGGCAAGGCCGCCATGGCCGAATTCGGCGTCTCGGTGCTGAGCCAGGTGCGCGGCCGGGGTTTTGGCGCGCGACTGTTTGAATGCGCGGCCCTGCATGCCCGCAACCGCGGTATCGACACCTTGTTCATCCACGCCTTGAGCGAGAACGCCGCCATGCTCAAGATCGCCCGCAATGCCGGCGCGACCGTGGAGCGTGATGGCTCGGAATCGGAAGCCTGGCTGCGCCTGCCGCCCGACACCGTGTCCTCGCATGTGGACGAAGCGATCGAGCGCCACCTGGCCGAGCTGGACTTCCAGTTCAAGCGCCATGTGCGGGTGATTGGCGACATCCTCGATGGCGTGGCCGAGGTCAAGGCCAAGATCGGCGACGCCGGCAAGGGCGCCAAGCTCTGA
- the rpsI gene encoding 30S ribosomal protein S9 — protein sequence MIGNWNYGTGRRKSSVARVFIKKGTGQIVVNGKPVENYFGRQTSIMIAKQPLLLTNHGETFDIKVNVHGGGESGQAGAVRHGITRALIDYDATLKPELSRAGFVTRDAREVERKKVGLHGARRRKQFSKR from the coding sequence ATGATCGGAAACTGGAACTATGGTACCGGCCGCCGCAAGTCGTCGGTCGCACGTGTCTTCATCAAGAAGGGCACGGGCCAAATCGTCGTCAACGGCAAGCCTGTCGAGAACTACTTCGGCCGTCAAACCTCGATCATGATTGCCAAGCAGCCCCTGCTGCTGACCAACCATGGCGAAACCTTTGACATCAAGGTCAACGTTCACGGTGGTGGTGAGTCGGGTCAAGCCGGTGCTGTGCGCCACGGCATCACCCGCGCTCTGATCGACTACGACGCGACCCTGAAGCCCGAACTGAGCCGCGCCGGCTTCGTCACGCGTGATGCGCGTGAAGTCGAGCGTAAGAAGGTCGGTCTGCACGGTGCTCGTCGCCGGAAGCAGTTCAGCAAGCGCTGA
- a CDS encoding DUF2726 domain-containing protein — MQSTIPWIIALASGFGLLALALLWVLRRSAPPTKPLPTEWSLTARPVFSSDERRVYRLLKEALPHHVILSKLPLVRFCQPTEAQEVRYWFDLLGAINVTFAICSPNGRVLAAVDLDSERGISGRGLQIKQSVLGACRVRYLRCAIDNLPSAAELQLLVPFSNSNSRGPQAAPMPGAVSPSRPSLNGSTPRRASRKGLWQDSAVFHDSFFAPDSRFDNNGMVDAPPRGHSSHRGGPAFQNSVPFGEPLNADAQYPDEAPNDIVGLVVDSPRYGGRLPR, encoded by the coding sequence ATGCAAAGCACCATTCCGTGGATCATCGCGCTCGCCTCGGGCTTCGGCCTGTTGGCGCTGGCCCTGCTGTGGGTGCTGCGGCGCTCGGCGCCGCCGACCAAGCCATTGCCGACCGAATGGTCGCTGACGGCCCGGCCGGTGTTCAGCAGCGATGAGCGGCGCGTCTACCGCCTGCTCAAGGAAGCCCTGCCCCACCATGTGATCCTGTCCAAGCTGCCCCTGGTGCGCTTTTGCCAGCCGACCGAGGCGCAGGAAGTGCGCTACTGGTTCGACCTGCTGGGCGCCATCAACGTCACCTTCGCCATCTGCAGCCCCAACGGCCGCGTGCTGGCGGCCGTCGACCTGGACAGCGAACGCGGCATTTCGGGCCGCGGCCTGCAGATCAAGCAGTCGGTGCTGGGCGCCTGCCGCGTGCGCTACCTGCGCTGCGCCATCGACAACCTGCCCAGCGCGGCCGAGCTGCAACTCCTGGTGCCCTTCAGCAACAGCAACTCGCGTGGCCCGCAGGCCGCGCCAATGCCTGGCGCTGTGTCGCCCTCGCGCCCCAGCCTCAACGGCAGCACCCCGCGCCGCGCCAGCCGCAAAGGCTTGTGGCAAGACTCGGCCGTGTTCCACGACTCCTTCTTCGCGCCCGACAGCCGCTTCGACAACAACGGCATGGTCGATGCCCCGCCCCGCGGACACAGCAGCCACCGTGGCGGCCCGGCCTTCCAGAACTCGGTGCCTTTCGGTGAGCCGCTGAACGCCGACGCGCAATACCCGGACGAGGCGCCCAACGACATCGTCGGCCTGGTGGTCGACTCGCCGCGCTACGGCGGCCGGCTGCCCCGCTGA
- a CDS encoding trimeric intracellular cation channel family protein, producing the protein MNPAAADDKESLTPRARAILYWMDLAGVAVFASSGALAAMQAGLDLFGVLVLAAITAIGGGTLRDLLLGRHPIFWMTDTRYIKVIGLTALLTALAASRWSQALASGHVALVLADTLGLALFALCGAEIAEEAGKPRLVVVLLGTITASGGGVLRDLLTGQVPLLLRRDIYASAAIGGIAAYLLLRALGLPRQIAFFSGMLVVAALRLASLQLGWQLPAPQLQ; encoded by the coding sequence ATGAATCCCGCTGCTGCCGACGACAAAGAATCCCTGACCCCGCGCGCCCGCGCCATCCTGTACTGGATGGATCTCGCAGGCGTGGCCGTGTTCGCCAGCAGCGGCGCCCTGGCCGCCATGCAGGCCGGGCTGGACCTGTTCGGCGTGCTGGTGCTGGCCGCCATCACCGCCATCGGCGGCGGCACCCTGCGCGACCTGCTGCTCGGTCGCCACCCCATTTTCTGGATGACGGACACGCGCTACATCAAGGTGATCGGCCTCACCGCCCTGCTGACCGCCCTGGCCGCCAGCCGCTGGAGCCAGGCCCTGGCCAGCGGCCATGTCGCCCTGGTGCTGGCCGACACCCTGGGCCTGGCCTTGTTCGCCTTGTGCGGCGCCGAAATCGCCGAAGAGGCCGGCAAGCCACGTCTGGTCGTGGTGCTGCTGGGCACCATCACCGCCAGCGGCGGCGGTGTGCTGCGTGATCTGCTGACCGGCCAGGTGCCCCTGCTGCTGCGCCGGGACATCTACGCCAGCGCGGCCATCGGCGGCATTGCGGCCTATCTGCTGCTGCGGGCCCTGGGCCTGCCGCGCCAGATCGCCTTCTTCAGCGGCATGCTGGTGGTGGCGGCGCTGCGCCTGGCTTCACTGCAGCTGGGCTGGCAGCTGCCGGCGCCGCAGCTTCAGTAA
- the rplM gene encoding 50S ribosomal protein L13: MKTFSAKPAEVTHEWFVIDATDKVLGRVASEVALRLRGKHKAIYTPHVDTGDFIVIINADKLRVTGNKANDKVYYRHSGFPGGIYATKFKDMQAKHPGRALEKAVKGMLPKGPLGYAMVKKLKVYAGDTHPHAAQQPKALEI, encoded by the coding sequence ATGAAGACCTTCAGCGCCAAGCCGGCAGAAGTGACGCACGAGTGGTTTGTGATTGACGCCACCGACAAGGTGCTCGGACGTGTTGCCAGCGAAGTGGCACTCCGTTTGCGCGGCAAGCACAAGGCCATTTACACGCCTCACGTGGACACCGGCGATTTCATCGTCATCATCAACGCAGACAAGCTGCGCGTCACTGGCAACAAGGCCAATGACAAGGTGTACTACCGTCACTCGGGTTTCCCGGGCGGTATCTACGCCACCAAGTTCAAGGACATGCAAGCCAAGCACCCGGGCCGCGCCCTGGAGAAGGCTGTCAAGGGCATGCTGCCCAAGGGTCCTCTGGGCTACGCCATGGTGAAGAAGCTGAAGGTCTATGCCGGTGACACCCACCCGCACGCCGCTCAGCAGCCCAAGGCTCTCGAAATCTAA
- the htpG gene encoding molecular chaperone HtpG — protein MTQKQTHAFQAEVKQILHLVTHSLYSNKEIFLRELVSNASDACDKLRFEALDHAELFEDTPNLEVRVSFDEAARTVTISDNGIGMSAEEAIAHLGTIAKSGTREFMAKLEGDQKKDANLIGQFGVGFYSGFIVADRITVETRRAGLKAEEGVRWTSEGTGDYEVETVTKAGRGTDVILHLREGEDEFLKTWRLKSVISKYSDHISLPILMRKEEWDAEAAKQVLKDEWESVNKASALWSRSKSEITQEQYDEFYKQISYDTEAPLAHTHNRVEGRSEYTQLLYIPKKAPFDLWNRDKRGGVKLYVKRVFIMDDAEALMPVYLRFVKGVIDSADLPLNVSRELLQESRDVKAIREGSTKRVLGMLESLADSEDAADRAKYADFWKDFGQVLKEGIGEDHQNQERLAKLLRFASTQADEGVSLADYLKRAKEDQEAIYYITADSLSAAKNSPQLEIFRKKGIEVLLLTDRVDEWMLSHLFEFEGKPLQSVAKGAIDLGKLQDEEEKKKAEEAAETFKPLLDRLKEALKARAKDVRVSTRLVDSPACIVVEEGDMSGHLARLLKQAGQAAPTSLPTLEINAEHVLIKKLDGAAQFDDLAQVIFDQAVLAEGGHLEDPAAYVRRVNAMLLG, from the coding sequence ATGACACAAAAACAAACCCATGCCTTCCAGGCCGAGGTCAAGCAGATCCTGCACCTCGTCACCCATTCGCTGTATTCCAACAAGGAGATCTTCCTGCGCGAGCTGGTCTCCAATGCCTCGGACGCCTGCGACAAGCTGCGCTTCGAGGCGCTGGACCATGCCGAGCTCTTCGAGGACACGCCGAACCTGGAAGTTCGGGTCTCGTTTGACGAGGCTGCCCGCACCGTCACCATCAGCGACAACGGCATCGGCATGAGCGCCGAGGAAGCCATCGCCCACCTGGGCACCATCGCCAAGAGTGGCACGCGCGAGTTCATGGCCAAGCTGGAGGGCGACCAGAAGAAGGATGCCAACCTGATCGGCCAGTTCGGCGTGGGCTTCTACTCGGGCTTCATCGTCGCCGACCGCATCACCGTCGAAACCCGTCGCGCCGGCCTGAAGGCCGAAGAGGGCGTGCGCTGGACGTCGGAAGGCACGGGCGACTACGAGGTGGAGACCGTCACCAAGGCCGGCCGCGGCACCGATGTGATCCTGCATCTGCGCGAGGGCGAGGATGAGTTCCTCAAGACCTGGCGCCTGAAGTCGGTCATCAGCAAGTACTCCGACCACATCTCCCTGCCCATCCTGATGAGGAAGGAAGAGTGGGACGCCGAGGCCGCCAAACAGGTGCTCAAGGACGAGTGGGAGTCGGTCAACAAGGCCTCGGCCCTGTGGTCGCGCTCCAAGAGCGAGATCACGCAAGAGCAGTACGACGAGTTCTACAAGCAGATCAGCTACGACACCGAGGCGCCGCTGGCCCACACCCACAACCGCGTGGAAGGCCGCAGCGAGTACACCCAGCTGCTCTACATCCCCAAGAAGGCGCCGTTTGACCTGTGGAACCGCGACAAGCGCGGTGGCGTCAAGCTCTACGTCAAGCGCGTCTTCATCATGGATGACGCCGAGGCGTTGATGCCGGTCTATCTGCGCTTCGTCAAGGGCGTGATCGACTCGGCCGACCTGCCGCTCAACGTCAGCCGTGAGCTGCTGCAGGAAAGCCGCGATGTGAAGGCCATCCGCGAGGGTTCGACCAAGCGTGTGCTGGGCATGCTGGAATCGCTGGCCGACAGCGAGGATGCAGCCGATCGCGCCAAGTACGCCGATTTCTGGAAGGACTTCGGCCAGGTGCTCAAGGAAGGCATCGGCGAAGACCACCAGAACCAGGAGCGCCTGGCCAAGCTGCTGCGCTTCGCCTCCACCCAGGCCGACGAAGGCGTGTCCCTGGCCGACTACCTGAAGCGCGCCAAGGAAGACCAGGAGGCGATTTACTACATCACCGCCGACAGCTTGAGCGCCGCCAAGAACAGCCCGCAGCTGGAGATCTTCCGCAAGAAGGGCATCGAGGTGCTGCTGCTGACCGATCGTGTGGACGAGTGGATGCTCTCCCACCTGTTCGAGTTCGAAGGCAAGCCGCTGCAATCGGTGGCCAAGGGCGCCATCGACCTGGGCAAGTTGCAGGACGAAGAGGAAAAGAAGAAGGCCGAGGAAGCCGCCGAAACCTTCAAGCCCCTGCTGGACCGCCTGAAGGAAGCGCTGAAGGCCCGTGCCAAGGATGTGCGCGTGTCCACCCGTCTGGTCGATTCGCCCGCCTGCATCGTGGTGGAAGAGGGCGATATGAGCGGCCATCTGGCCCGCCTGCTCAAGCAAGCCGGTCAAGCCGCGCCCACCTCGCTGCCGACCCTGGAGATCAACGCCGAGCACGTCCTGATCAAGAAGCTGGACGGCGCCGCCCAGTTCGACGATCTGGCCCAGGTGATCTTCGACCAGGCCGTGCTGGCCGAGGGCGGTCATCTGGAGGACCCGGCCGCTTACGTGCGTCGTGTCAACGCCATGCTCTTGGGCTGA
- a CDS encoding PEP-CTERM sorting domain-containing protein, giving the protein MSSQRSGAARDVALSCRVLVQTSLNEQLMQSKKLFSAMTLAFVGGLFTGGAQAGVVYSEGFDNGFNGWTRGDAYWSDCQGQGNCVVGSGGQSGAYFNLGTRTGPEPDHRFFISSVFDIAANSDYTLQFYVQDDYAGYAPYNVPIQAQINGSNVGGIVKAATGGWNLISLSWNSGAATTAQITLKNEYQLSGYYQGGGWLDWGYGNDFGVDSISLTGAAPASNHVPEPATLSLVALALLGVCAGRRRSV; this is encoded by the coding sequence ATGTCAAGCCAGCGCTCAGGCGCTGCGCGGGACGTGGCGCTGAGCTGTCGGGTTCTGGTTCAAACCTCTTTGAATGAGCAACTTATGCAATCCAAAAAACTCTTCAGCGCCATGACTCTGGCCTTCGTTGGGGGCCTCTTCACCGGTGGCGCACAAGCTGGCGTTGTCTATAGCGAAGGCTTTGACAACGGTTTCAACGGCTGGACTCGCGGTGATGCCTACTGGTCGGACTGCCAAGGCCAAGGCAATTGCGTTGTCGGCTCCGGCGGGCAGAGTGGCGCCTACTTCAACCTGGGCACCCGCACAGGCCCGGAACCCGACCATCGCTTCTTCATCAGCTCCGTCTTCGACATTGCCGCCAACAGCGATTACACGCTCCAGTTCTACGTGCAGGACGACTACGCAGGCTATGCACCCTACAACGTGCCCATCCAAGCGCAGATCAACGGCAGCAATGTCGGTGGCATCGTCAAGGCTGCCACAGGCGGCTGGAACCTAATCAGCTTGAGCTGGAATTCTGGCGCTGCCACAACAGCTCAAATCACACTGAAGAACGAATACCAACTGTCGGGCTACTACCAAGGCGGCGGCTGGCTCGACTGGGGCTACGGCAACGACTTTGGAGTCGATTCGATCTCCTTGACTGGCGCTGCCCCCGCATCCAACCACGTGCCAGAGCCCGCGACGCTGTCGCTGGTGGCCCTGGCCTTGCTGGGCGTTTGCGCCGGCCGTCGCCGCTCAGTCTGA
- a CDS encoding serine/threonine protein kinase — protein sequence MNPDLDRSFGSLTPEFMLDALDAAGLYGDGRMLQLNSYENRVLQLHLEDGRIAVAKFYRPGRWSDAQILEEHQFARELAEAEVPVAAPWALQDIKGQLHLAGTPATLAHFGDQRFAVTPRQGGRAPELEDPEVLRWIGRLLARLHTVGRQRPFEHRLRWAGAEPGRMARDLLVALDCVPIEVFPAWDAVVQACLSRIQHIFDSIPELKVLRLHGDCHPGNILWTPDHGPHFVDLDDAVTGPAVQDLWMLLSGDEVAARQQLSWVLDGYETVAEFDRRELRLIEPLRTLRMIHHSAWLAKRWNDPAFPLAFPWFGTSNYWHDQVAKLGEQLEAMTPKDERPVDDFLDEGGVQFDEGFR from the coding sequence ATGAACCCAGACCTGGACCGCAGCTTCGGCTCCCTGACCCCCGAATTCATGCTGGATGCGCTGGACGCCGCCGGCCTCTACGGCGACGGCCGCATGCTGCAGCTGAACTCCTACGAGAACCGGGTGCTGCAGCTGCACCTGGAGGATGGGCGCATTGCGGTGGCCAAGTTCTACCGGCCCGGGCGCTGGAGCGACGCGCAGATCCTCGAAGAGCACCAGTTCGCGCGCGAGCTGGCCGAGGCCGAGGTGCCCGTGGCCGCGCCCTGGGCGCTGCAAGACATCAAGGGCCAGCTGCACCTGGCCGGCACACCGGCGACGCTGGCGCATTTCGGCGACCAGCGCTTTGCCGTCACCCCGCGCCAAGGTGGGCGGGCGCCCGAGCTGGAAGACCCTGAGGTGCTGCGCTGGATCGGCCGCCTGCTGGCCCGGTTGCACACGGTCGGCCGGCAGCGCCCTTTCGAGCACCGCCTGCGCTGGGCCGGTGCCGAGCCCGGCCGCATGGCCCGCGATCTGCTGGTCGCCCTGGACTGCGTGCCCATCGAAGTCTTCCCCGCCTGGGACGCGGTGGTGCAGGCCTGCCTGAGCCGCATCCAGCACATCTTCGACAGCATCCCGGAGCTGAAGGTGCTGCGCCTGCACGGCGACTGCCACCCCGGCAACATCCTCTGGACGCCCGACCATGGGCCGCATTTTGTGGACCTGGACGACGCCGTCACCGGCCCGGCGGTGCAGGACTTGTGGATGCTGCTCTCCGGCGACGAAGTGGCGGCGCGCCAGCAGCTTTCCTGGGTGCTGGACGGTTACGAGACGGTGGCCGAGTTCGACCGCCGCGAACTGCGCCTGATCGAACCGCTGCGCACCCTGCGCATGATTCACCACAGCGCCTGGCTGGCCAAACGCTGGAACGACCCGGCCTTTCCGCTCGCCTTCCCCTGGTTCGGTACGTCCAACTACTGGCATGACCAGGTCGCCAAACTGGGCGAGCAACTGGAGGCCATGACGCCCAAGGACGAACGCCCCGTGGATGACTTCCTCGATGAAGGCGGGGTTCAGTTCGATGAGGGTTTCCGCTAG
- the erpA gene encoding iron-sulfur cluster insertion protein ErpA, protein MSAVLENPATGADEMPVPLVFTDSAAEKVRDLVAEEGNPDLKLRVFVQGGGCSGFQYGFTFDEAVNEDDTQMNKNGVTLLIDAMSLQYLVGAEIDYKEDLQGAQFVIKNPNATTTCGCGSSFSV, encoded by the coding sequence ATGAGCGCAGTGCTTGAAAATCCCGCCACCGGTGCCGACGAGATGCCCGTGCCGCTGGTCTTCACCGACAGCGCGGCCGAAAAGGTGCGCGATCTGGTGGCCGAGGAAGGCAACCCCGATCTGAAGCTGCGCGTGTTTGTGCAAGGCGGTGGCTGCTCGGGCTTCCAGTACGGTTTCACCTTCGATGAAGCCGTCAATGAAGACGACACCCAGATGAACAAGAACGGCGTGACGCTCTTGATCGACGCCATGAGCCTGCAATACTTGGTTGGTGCCGAGATCGACTACAAGGAAGATCTGCAAGGCGCGCAGTTCGTGATCAAGAACCCGAACGCGACCACCACCTGCGGCTGCGGTTCCAGCTTCTCGGTCTGA